The Impatiens glandulifera chromosome 3, dImpGla2.1, whole genome shotgun sequence genome contains a region encoding:
- the LOC124928804 gene encoding glycine-rich cell wall structural protein 1-like, translated as MVRKFIIGDSVDNSLSSVGTFGSGFLLLCMIVISLSIISMVIFACGSDDDSSSGRRKKRDDAGGVDCGCCGDICSGGGGDGGGGDGGGGGCGGGGGCGGGGGG; from the coding sequence ATGGTGCGAAAGTTTATCATTGGTGATAGTGTTGATAATAGTCTTTCATCTGTTGGTACATTTGGAAGCGGGTTCCTCTTATTGTGCATGATTGTGATATCTCTTTCTATTATATCAATGGTTATATTTGCATGTGGCAGCGACGACGATTCATCTTCTGGTCGTCGCAAAAAACGTGATGATGCTGGTGGCGTTGATTGCGGTTGTTGCGGTGACATTTGCAGTGGTGGCGGGGGTGACGGCGGAGGCGGTGACGGAGGAGGTGGCGGTTGTGGTGGTGGAGGCGGTTGTGGTGGTGGCGGCGGCGGTTGA